The segment CCCGGATTCCAGACGTAAGCGTTTGGGGCGAATCCATTGAGACACTGAAAGCAAGGTATTTAATCAATGAGGAGAAAAATGAAGAAGCTATTGAAGTGCTCCGCAAAGACTTTTCCAGTCCGTGGGATGCCCGAAGGGAATTTTTTATGGCCATGGCTTTCAATAGTTTAAAAGAATACGACAGCGCGCTTTATTATTCCGAAATTGCCCTAAAACTAAAACCTAACTATTTCAGGAACATACAACTGGCCGCTTCATTGCTTGAGAGGAAGGGAGAAAATGACAAAGTGGCCGATCTTTATAATGAATTCCTTGCAAAAAATAAAAAGGAAAGCCAGGCCTGGTTATATGCCAGCAACTTTTACTTTAAAAATGATGATTTATTGAAAGCCAGAGAAACCATTGATGAAGGAATAAAATATCATCGCAAAGATACACTGATGCAAAAACAACAGCGATTTCTGCATCACAAATTAGACATAGAGCCCCATTTACCCATTTTCAACAAGGCCTCAGAATTTTACCAGGCCAAAAAATATGCCCAGGCGGTCGAGCAGATGAATGAATTTCTCAAACTGGTGCCGGACTATTCCAATGCTTACCAGATTAGGTCTTTCTCTTATTATTACCTGAAAGAGTACAAAAAAAGCATAGCCGATGCCGACCGTGCACTCGAATTGGGGCCTGTAAATCCTTCACTGATCAACCTTCGAGGGGTGTGTAAACTCGACATCAAGGAAAAAGAGGAGGCTTGTAAAGACTTTAAAAAAGCAATGGAGCTGGGAGATAAGAGCGGGAAGACGAATTATGAGCGGTTTTGCGGGCAACAATAGCAGGGGATATTAAAGACGGGATTCGGTCGGGTTATCGTTGTTACGAATTTTGGACCTGACAGCAAATCGCAGTGTGAGATAAACCGCTGATACGATAAGGATGAATAAAAGAAAAATTGGAAAGTTCATCATATCGTTGAGGATGAGATAAACGACCAGCAGGTTAATGACCAATTGGGCAACTGCATAGAGAATAGAAACCTTGATATGCGGCCATTTCATCTCATTGGAAAGCAACTGGTAAAGGTGGGAGCGGTGCGCCTTAAATATGTTCTCATGCCGCAACAGGCGGAAAAAAATGGTAAATGCACTGTCGAGACCATACACAGAAAAAAGCAGTATATATTCATAGCGACCGGTTTCAAGGATCAGTGTAAGGAGCATCCAAACCAGCAAAAAAGCCATGCTTATGCTTCCCACATCACCGGCAAAAGTCCTTGCACGCTTCCGGGCATTGAAGTAGCTGAACATGACAGCCGAAATGATCAATACTACAATCAACCCTTCATCGAAAAAAGGATAAAACTGATTGAGGACAAGAAAAGTCGCCAGGGCTGCCATGCTGTAAAATGGTGTGATGGCGTTGATACCATCCATAAAATTAAAGGCATTGATCCAATAAACCGCTAAAATTATGGCAATTACTGCATAATACCAAGGCAGGTGCTGAGCTTCCAACTCAGCCATCAAAAGAATGACTGCCACAAATTGTACCGGCATCCGAACGCTCCCTGGCAGCGGGTTCAGGTCATCGGTAAAACTGATGATTGCAACCAGGATTAAACCCGCAATTGCCCACACCTGATGAAACCCGTAAAAGGTAAACCAAAGCAGCGCCGCAACCGGGAAAATTACACCCCCACCGCGAATGGTGATGTAACTGTGCGAACTCCGCTCATTGGGCTTGTCAATGATGCTGAACCGGTCGGCAATCCTGAAATAGACAAGGATTGTAAGGATGAGCAGCAGCGCGATGATAAGGTAAGTGATCATTAAAGGTCCTGGGAAAATTTATGGTTAAATGGTTAGAAAAAAATTGATAGCGTTGAATTATTTTCGACCGGTCACAAAAATAATATTCCGAAGAATATCTCCTGATCAACAAATCCGGGATTGAACACTTATCTTACTATCTTGTCTGCAGGCTTTCATCATTGTACTGGCCACTCAGCACTACCAGTTCGTTGGA is part of the Bacteroidales bacterium genome and harbors:
- a CDS encoding UDP-GlcNAc--UDP-phosphate GlcNAc-1-phosphate transferase — protein: MITYLIIALLLILTILVYFRIADRFSIIDKPNERSSHSYITIRGGGVIFPVAALLWFTFYGFHQVWAIAGLILVAIISFTDDLNPLPGSVRMPVQFVAVILLMAELEAQHLPWYYAVIAIILAVYWINAFNFMDGINAITPFYSMAALATFLVLNQFYPFFDEGLIVVLIISAVMFSYFNARKRARTFAGDVGSISMAFLLVWMLLTLILETGRYEYILLFSVYGLDSAFTIFFRLLRHENIFKAHRSHLYQLLSNEMKWPHIKVSILYAVAQLVINLLVVYLILNDMMNFPIFLLFILIVSAVYLTLRFAVRSKIRNNDNPTESRL